One Pseudomonas sp. C27(2019) DNA window includes the following coding sequences:
- a CDS encoding flagellar protein FlaG: protein MDIKTDYRLPPAITASDTKTPKQVTAEQPAKNAETVRATAREERTGTVELNSAAAALERDTLQEAVANMQDFTQNIQRSLSFSINESTGRTVVEVTDKATGDVIRQLPTEEALRLAESLEEMRSLLFTAQA from the coding sequence ATGGATATTAAAACAGACTACCGCTTGCCTCCCGCTATCACCGCAAGCGATACAAAAACGCCAAAGCAGGTAACGGCTGAGCAGCCTGCAAAAAATGCTGAGACAGTGCGGGCGACAGCACGTGAAGAACGTACTGGTACGGTTGAGTTAAATTCTGCGGCGGCAGCACTTGAGCGTGATACCTTGCAAGAAGCAGTCGCAAATATGCAAGATTTCACCCAAAATATTCAGCGCAGTTTAAGTTTTTCAATCAATGAAAGCACGGGGCGCACCGTGGTTGAAGTCACTGATAAGGCGACCGGTGATGTGATTCGACAATTACCGACTGAAGAAGCGCTACGTTTGGCCGAAAGCTTAGAGGAGATGCGTAGCTTGCTATTTACTGCGCAGGCATAA